A portion of the Misgurnus anguillicaudatus chromosome 16, ASM2758022v2, whole genome shotgun sequence genome contains these proteins:
- the LOC129422943 gene encoding uncharacterized protein, which yields MVQIDAYTRPSKVTDLSLTSTNQSITANWKLTEGYERFNVSIKADGWVGTFNLTNQSSYTFNKLQAAVKYTVTVITLSEKSKLESDRVEQSVYTKLVSPGPATAIVLNQAAINVTWEVPKELAGNSTITYNVTAHSDYWQKPDEKSNLTQNMSIIFNGLNSGTNYTFSVSVVAGNDKSDPVFAYGMTVPNKMKVTFAVMCTSEISLYCSKNTALEDIKKELEEKFRNEYKGVYWTLNTTNRN from the exons ATGGTTCAAATTGATGCATACACAC GTCCAAGCAAAGTAACAGATCTGTCTTTAACTTCAACTAATCAATCCATTACTGCCAACTGGAAGTTAACTGAAGGTTATGAAAGATTCAATGTGAGCATTAAAGCAGATGGCTGGGTTGGCACGTTTAATCTCACTAACCAATCAAGTTATACTTTCAATAAGCTGCAAGCAGCAGTAAAATACACCGTCACTGTCATCACTCTTTCTGAGAAATCTAAACTGGAAAGTGATCGTGTTGAACAATCAGTGTATACCA AGCTTGTTTCTCCAGGACCGGCAACTGCTATTGTTCTCAATCAAGCTGCCATAAATGTAACCTGGGAAGTTCCCAAAGAGTTGGCAGGAAACTCAACAATTACATATAATGTGACAGCTCACTCTGATTACTGGCAGAAACCTGATGAAAAAAGCAATTTAACCCAGAATATGTCTATCATCTTTAATGGTTTAAATTCGGGAACAAACTATACCTTCAGTGTCAGTGTTGTGGCTGGCAATGATAAGAGTGATCCAGTCTTTGCTTATGGAATGACAG tgcCTAATAAGATGAAAGTGACCTTTGCAGTGATGTGCACCAGTGAAATATCACTTTACTGTAGCAAGAATACAGCTCTGGAAGATATAAAAAAAGAG CTTGAAGAAAAGTTTCGAAATGAATATAAAGGTGTCTACTGGACACTCAATACGACTAACAGAAACTGA
- the LOC129422942 gene encoding uncharacterized protein, giving the protein MSFLWLALLLGSAILAEEQYFPQSSAKTWDEARDHCQTCFKDLATITCRNIHLILQNINSEYWIGLRRRFNGSKAWSRWSNGDHVTYQNWYPGHPVQNEVTCPSTPTSTTPVTDLTSTPENNSTSTCPVNDSSSTTPVNNSTSTTPVNNSTSTTPVNISTSSTPVNNSTSTIPVNNSTSTFPVNDSTGTTPLNNSTSSTPVTDSTSSTPVTDSTSVIRVTDSTSTTLVTDSTSTIPVNNSTSTTPVNNSTSTTPVNNSTSTTPVNNSTSTTPVNISTSTIPVNNSTSTITVNNSTSTTPVNNSTSTIPVNHLTSTTPVNHSTSTTPVNHSTSTTPVNNSTSTTPISSSTSKISSTEDQCSLLTQMLNCLNMTYFINTIVTMVSTTPHSLYQTLLPVSMPSSTQRICDDNGDTIEYIEDACVALLSNGMWEERFCNINLSYICYEERFMGEIHISNETETGVNLSWSQAPGDITHYRVEVTADQNETFKKILNETNLSTQLLDLKKGTQYDVQVIPVKCGRDLNPLNISFFTSK; this is encoded by the exons ATGAGTTTCCTGTGGCTGGCACTTCTCCTGG GATCTGCAATATTGGCAGAGGAGCAGTATTTCCCACAGTCCAGTGCCAAGACATGGGATGAAGCAAGGGACCACTGTCAGACCTGTTTCAAAGATCTGGCGACCATCACTTGTAGGAACATCCACCTCATTTTGCAGAACATCAATTCAGAATACTGGATTGGACTTCGCAGGAGATTCAATGGCTCCAAAGCATGGTCAAGATGGTCCAATGGAGATCATGTTACATATCAAAACTGGTATCCTGGCCATCCTGTACAAAATGAAGTAACATGTCCTTCAACTCCAACcagtaccaccccagtgactgATTTAACCAGTACACCAGAGAATAATTCAACCAGTACCTGCCCAGTGAATGATTCTTCAAGTACCACCCCAGTGAATAATTCAACcagtaccaccccagtgaaTAATTCAACCAGTACCACCCCAGTAAACATTTCTACCAGTTCCACCCCAGTGAATAATTCAACAAGTACCATCCCAGTGAATAATTCAACAAGTACCTTCCCAGTTAATGATTCAACCGGTACCACCCCATTGAATAATTCAACCAGTTCCACCCCAGTGACTGATTCAACCAGTTCCACCCCAGTGACTGATTCAACCAGTGTCATCCGAGTGACTGATTCAACCAGTACAACCTTAGTGACTGATTCAACCAGTACCATCCCAGTGAATAATTCAACcagtaccaccccagtgaaTAATTCAACcagtaccaccccagtgaaTAATTCAACcagtaccaccccagtgaaTAATTCAACcagtaccaccccagtgaaTATTTCAACCAGTACCATCCCAGTGAATAATTCAACCAGTACCATCACAGTGAATAATTCAACcagtaccaccccagtgaaTAATTCAACCAGTACCATCCCAGTGAATCATTTAACcagtaccaccccagtgaaTCATTCAACcagtaccaccccagtgaaTCATTCAACCAGTACCACCCCAGTAAATAATTCAACCAGTACCACCCCAATAAGCTCATCCACATCAAAAATTAGCAGCACAGAAGATCAGTGCTCCCTACTGACACAAATGCTTAATTGCCTAAATATGACATACTTTATAAATACAATTGTGACAATGGTCAGTACAACTCCTCATTCTTTATACCAGACGCTACTGCCTGTTAGCATGCCCAGTAGCACACAAAGAATATGTGATGACAATGGTGATACTATAGAGTATATAGAGGATGCCTGTGTGGCCTTGCTCAGCAATGGCATGTGGGAAGAAAGATTTTGCAATATAAATCTTTCCTACATCTGTTATGAAG AGCGTTTTATGGGGGAAATACACATTTCCAATGAGACTGAAACTGGGGTTAATCTATCCTGGAGTCAAGCACCAGGGGACATTACTCACTACAGAGTGGAGGTTACAGCGGACCAAAATGAgacttttaaaaagattttaaatgAGACAAACCTGTCTACACAATTATTGGACCTCAAAAAAGGAACCCAATATGATGTCCAAGTGATCCCAGTGAAATGTGGCAGGGATCTCAACCCTCTGAATATTTCTTTCTTTACCAGTAAGTAG